Sequence from the Saccopteryx bilineata isolate mSacBil1 chromosome 6, mSacBil1_pri_phased_curated, whole genome shotgun sequence genome:
TGTGGGCAGGCTTCTCTCCAAGGGCCAGGATTCCTGGGGACGAGCTGGGCATCCCAAAGCTAAGGGGTTGCCCTCTGGGCCTGAGccccaggagccctggccagagaggagTGGGGGCATATTTCCCCACTATGCACCCTGGGCTAGCTAGCCTCTAAGGGAGTGTGGGGGGGGTGCTGACCTGGGTGGGCTGCCCTGGTGGCTCCTGCATTCCTAAAACCCAAACCTTGCCTCTCCTTGCACTTCACCACACTATTGCAAggatcaaaggaggacaaaaacacccagacaacttgatgaaggaggtaggatttatttagccggtGGAGCTGCATGACCGCAACAGAGTCAACAAAACACACGCttccgaagttagatttcttacatcttatatgcCTTTTACAGAAttcaggttttcatgcaaggggctcgtgatccctttgtctagaggtcaCTCTCATGATTCTAGGATGTGAGGGTGAGTTcaggtgaggtcagagaataaaCGTTGGAACTTGTAATttaaggtcttaaaaacttttaagaaaagaaaaaggggtttTCAGTTaagttctatctttctttctctgagaaGCAAGTGGCCCTAAACACCCTTTCAGAGAATGAATCCGTAATTGGTTGACTCAGCTACCCcactggctcctttcccttgcattcttgtttcttcctccccagTGGAGGCGGGGGGGTCTGACTTCTCCTTCCATAACACCTCCTTCTGTTAGCGGTTCCCAAGCTGATCACCCTGCCCATGAGGCGGTGCTTGGGCCTGGGTGGGCTTGAACTGAGAAGTAGGGAGAGAGGGGGCCAGCTTCCAGGTAGGTGGTAGCTCAGCACCTGAGAGGCCGCCAGGTCATACTCTTTACAGGCCCAGCCCTGCCAACTCGAGGtttctcttcctcattctctGGACTAGCTGAGGTCATTTATGGGTCACTCATCTCTAAATACTTGAGTATGTATCTCTGAAAAATAGGACATACTTCTCTACAGAATACAATTTCAGTATCTTACCAAACAAGGTCAGCTCTTATTTCTTAATGTTGTCTAAGATCCAGTCCAACTCATATTTCCTAATTATCCccaaaatgcattttttatagGTGATTAGAAACCCCCCACcctatgtatttttcttcttgcaGCGGATGTGGAAAAAAGTAGGTCATTTGTCCCATAGAGTACCGCGTGTTCTTGGTCTCTCTGTGTTAATCTAGAACAGcagttggcaaactttttctgtgaaaggccagatagtaaatattttagactttgcagGCTATGTGGTCTCTGTGGCAACTACTTAAACTAGTTTTGCTTTAGTGCAAAAGCAGTTTTAGACAACATGTCAACAAACAAGTGTGGTTGCGTTCCAACAGCACTTTACAAAAACCAGGCAACGGCCCTGCTGTTTTTGCCCATGCCCTAATGCAACCTCTCTTCCTTATCTTTCTTCTTGCAGCTTTTGGAGGGGAAAAACACATCAGTTGTCCTACAGACAGACTATCCTGCCTTCTGGGTTGGTCTCATTGCTTTCTGGTGgagtaattttatttgtttactagCCTCTGTGTGTCTTCAGTGAGCCCGAAGTTGGAGCTAGGGGCTTGATGAGGCCCGGGTTAGACATTTTGGGCAGGTGCTGTACCCTTGTCTGCGCTGTTGTGATTTGGTCCTCCCCCACATCAGGAGGTATCAGTGCAATGGCTTCCTCTGTGAGTGAGGGGCAATGGATCTGTGTGTGATTGGCTGATGCCACATCTCTGCATTGCAAACCTGTGTCATTCCCCTTAAAAGCCCTAGGTCACCTGTTGATGGCACAGGGGCAGCTGTGAGCATCCACTTTGTCAACCTTTTCCCTCTTTGTGAACTCATTGCCTCCAGCATGAGTTGGGGGGTGTTGTAGAGTTACTTGGCACTTTCATTCCTTTGTTATTTAATAGTGCGACTTCTTTAAAGATGAGCTTTCTTTTAACCACCAGGGCAATTTCACTACAGGAAAGGCTAGGAGACAGGCTGAATTATTTCCTGTTATTGCCAATTTTCAGAGTAAAGAGTTAGGGCATTATTACCGTCAGTGGTGACAAATAAGGGTTtgggtttctttgttttgctttctctcttttttttctaatctctGTGAATGCTCCAGTTTTATATATTCCGTCTGTTTCCATCAGTTGCACTCATTATTCTCTTCTATGCTGAGACGGCCCAGCCAGCCCATTGGAGGCCAGGCTGCGCACACAGGCTTGCTTCCTGGGGCGCCTCCCACTACCCCTGCCTTGAGGCTGCCTGCTTCTGGGTGCCGAGCTGGGGGGGGCAACCCCTCCACAGGCTCTGTTTTGTATGTGGCTCTGACTGGTCACCAGTAGGGAAAGCTCCAAGGACATGCTATCAGATGTGGGCCTCCACCCTTGCTCCCTCCAAGCATTACTGTTGACTTCGACCTGGACCCAGCTGTACTAGGCGTATGGCCTGAATAATGTCgactctggctgcaggagggtacaGCCCTTGGGGTCACCAGCTCTAAAACTGGCCCCCGGAAAATGCCAAAAATGTCCCCTTCTTTCCAGACTGCCCCTCCTATCAGCCTCAGGTGGTCTGGGCACACGAGTCCTGTGCTGGTGCTTTGGCACCCAGAAGCTGCAGCTTACTGTATGCTGGCTGGGTCCTGGGTCAACAGGGTGTCAGGCAGGGGTGAGGGCTCTTGCTGAGTGTGGGGTGTGGCTAGAGGACTGGGGGGCAGAAGTCCCCTGTGCTAGAGGGCGCAGCACCACTTGGGATGCTGAGAAAAGCAGGGTTTGGACCCTTCCTAAAGGAAGGTCTCTGCTCTCAGGCTGTGGGTGGCCCTGACCCATgccttcccactccccacccttcAGGCTCCTGCTGGCATCCTTGGAGCATGGGAGGCTGCCACCCTTGAGTGGCGGGGTCCGCTCGGAGCTGCGTGTCTCACCCATGGCAGGGAGGCCGTCCAAGGCTGCAGCCAGCGAGGGTGAGTGCCTTCCGGCCCTGGTGGGGTTTGCAGGGCTTACCAgcaggccctggtgggttgggtGTTGTTACTTGTGGGGTCTGCATtgttggctgtgtgtgtgtgtatgtatgtgtgtgcctgAATGTGAGTACAAATTACATCAGTAATTGTACCCATGTTTATGCCAGGTCCTAGGGCACACCCAAGCCATAGCAGGAAACATGGggacccctgctggctccttggTGTGCGGTCTGTGGAGGTGTGTGCCCTCATCATGTCCCTGCGTTCCAGCCTTCCTGTTCTTCTGTGGGGCTGGGGGACGTGCGGGGCTTCAGTGAGCATTGAGATTGATGATGTGGGAAGAGCCACAGAAAGGAAGTTTGGTTTCATTCTGAGTCCAGAGGGCTCATGGAGTGTTTTAGGCAAGGGAGGCCTGGTGAGATTTGAGGTTTAGGTCTGGGGGCGGGGTCTCAGCAGGGAACGTGGAAGTGCCAGGCTGGCTCCTCCAGGCCTCCCCTGAGTGTCCAAGAACCCACGCTGGGGCTGGCCTGGCTCTCCCACCAACAGGATTCTGAGCAAGGCTCTTGGCCTATGTGCTGTGGGACCAGAGAGGACTGGGGTCATGCTCTTGGTAAGACAGCCCTCTCCCAGGGCAGGCCCTCAGACCAGCTCCTGCTACTCGGCCTCCTGGCTTTGGAAAACCCGATGCCTCTGGGGACAGCTGAGGACCTTGTGAGGGTTAAACAGGAGGGTGTCCCTGGGAAGGGTCCTGGAGGCTCCTTGTGTGCTTCCATCTTTCCTGCCAGGGATCTATCATGAGTTAGGGGCAGTTGTAGCCTCTCCTGGGTGGCTGGGCTCAGTGTGGGTTTTGGTCCCCTTTGTTTTCCCCACCCACAAACAGGTCCCGTAGAGCCTGTTTCTGTCCTTGCCTCACCCCTACCAGGTTGGGGTCATCAAGAGGGGCAGGCAGGGACCTTGGGCACAGATATATCTAGAAGAGAAGGTCCCAGAGAAGAGGAGCTTAGCCCTGTGGAGGAGAGCCCTGGGCAGCGATCCTGAGGCCTGGGCTGAGTCTTGCTCTGCTTGGGGCTAGGTGAGAGTCTGGAATACTGACTCTCCTTGTCTCTGATCTCAGCCATATTCCCTCTAAGTGAGGGGTCATATTAGCCAATCCCTGACTCTTCCTGACACCCATTCTTAGGGTATTTTTtattcatgagagagagagagagagagagagagagagcaggaagcatcaactcctatatgtgccttgaccaggcaagcccaggttctgaactggcgacctcagcattccaggttgatgctttacccactgtgccaccacaggccaggctcttagggtatttttttaatggaaggacTGGGCGTCAAAACTCATGATCCCCAGTGTCTGGTAGGATGTGGCCTAGCCATGAGAGGAGTCCAGCCAGTGGGTGCCAAGTGATGTCAAGGGCAGTTGCAAGGGGTGGGCAGGCACAAAGGGGGGGTCATTTCCTGGTGGGAGAGGAGGCCTGCAGTCCCTGGAGTCCTTTCCCACTCTTCCTAGGCAACAAGCCCAGAGTCCGGAGTATCCGCTTCGCGGCAGGCCATGATACAGAAGGCTCCCAGAGCCACGTCCACTTTGATGAGAAGTTACATGACTCGGTTGTCATGGTCACCCAGGAGAGTGACAGCAGCTTTCTGGTAAAGGTATGTGCACACCTCCCTCCATCATTAGCCTTActccctctacctcctcctcagcCCTGCTTGGCTTCCTGGGCCTATCTGTCCCATTTCGTCTAAGTTGGCTCTGTAGGCATATCTTTATTCCTCCTTGGGCCTCGGTTTTCCCATCTATAAAGTGGGAggtggtaggccctggctggttggctcagtggtagagcgtcggcctggcgtgcaggagtcccgggttcaattcccggccagggcacataggagaagcgcccatctgcttctccatccctccccctctccttcctctctatctctctcttcccctcccacagccaaggctccattggggcaaagttggcccgggcgctgaggatggctctatggcctctgcctcaggtgctagaatggctctggttgcaacggagcagcgcctcagatgggcagagcatcgccccctggtgggcatgccgggtggatcctggtcgggcacatgcgggagtctgtctgactgcctccctgtttccaacttcagaaaaatacaaccccccccccaaaaaaaaaactgacaataaaGTGGGAGGTGGTGAGAGTGCCATGAGAGGAATGTATTTAGAATGTCATCTTGACTAAGGTGACCAGAGCAGAGCTGTTGTTATCATTTTTTATCATCAGCATCACCCCAACAATAGCAATAGAAGGTAGATGTCAAGGCTGTGGTGTCACAGGCCTGGGTTTGGATCCAGGCCTGCTAGTCTGGTTCTGTGACCTTAGGCAATTCAACTCAGTTTCCtgttctctgaaataaaaaaatttatatcccGTAGAGTTGgtagaagaataaaatggatGAATGTATGTATGTTACACATTTACCTTCTTTGCCACCTCTGACTGATTCATCCATGTTTTCTGCTCAGTGGAACACACCCTCTCCTATTGGTCACACCTCACACACCCTCCAGTGTGGCCTCTCCAACTACTGACACACCCGTTGGATCACCATCCATttgggaggggcaggagagtCTCTGGAGGGGGGATGGGTTGGGGAAATTGAGTGAGGCCCTCAGGTTGGACAGTAAACCAGGGCTCCAGGGCTGAACAGCAGTGCCAGGGGAGGAGGGCATCTGGTCCATTGGGACCACATTGCAGAGGGGCCCAGTTTCAAACCTGTTTCTGCCCaatccttgttctttttttttttttttaattttatttatttatttatttatttatttttacagggacagagagagagtgagagagagggatagatagggacagacaggaacagagagagatgagaagcatcaatcatcagtttttcattgcctgTGACACCACAGCCTTGACATCTACCTTCTATTGCTATTGTTGGGGTGATGCTGATGATAAAATATGATGACAACAGCTCTGCTCTGGTCACCTTAGTCAAGATGACATTCTaatgaaccttagttgttcattgattgctttctcatatgtgccttgactgcgggccttcaacagactgagtaaccccttgctcgagccagcaaccttgggtccaaactggtgggcttttttgttgttgttgttgttcaaaccggatgagcctgcgcccaagttggcaacctcggggtctcgaacctgggtctttctgcatcccagtccgatgttctatccactgcgccaccgcctggacaggcccagtccttgttctttttcctaCAGCTGACAGCTTCCCAAAGGGGTAAACAGAatgaaacaactttaaaaaatagcttcccctcccccactccccattGCAAAATTCATTCATGTCTATTAGAGAAAATTTGGTAGAGAAAActgtaaagaaaattaaagtacccacaattatagaatataaaaataaccatGGTTAATATTTTGATCAGCGTCATTCTAGTTTTATAGCTttgtttccaaaaacaaaaagctGGTATCACAGTGTAACACTTGTTTTTGCTTGCTTCTGTTGTGAACCATCTCCTGCCTCTTGTCAGTAAATAATTGTCCCCAAGATTTTACAACTGCTTGGTGTTCATTATATGTATCATCATTGATTTAGCTGGTTCCCTAGTCCTGGTGTTACTgctgtttctatttttcactGGTATAAGTAGGGCAGTGATGAGTATTTTTCGCACATCTCTGAGTATTTCCCTTGGAAAATTCTGCAAGTGCTACAGCTGTGTCACAGGGTCACCATTGACATATCCAACCAGAAAGCTCTCTCGAGAAGTGTGCCCTCCACCTGCAGAGTGTCGGAGTCACACGGACTGAGTTTTACCATGCAATGACATCAGCCTGATCCCACTGAAAGGCTAAGTGTTCCATGTGACCAAACCCAACTGGCCCCCAGGGACAGGGCCATCCGGCCCCCGAAACCATGAGCAGGGAAGTGTGCATGCACATGAGCTGTGGGTACAGCATGCCTCCTGGATGGGTGCTCTGGTCAGCCTACCTGTTCAGTGGCCGCCCTAGCTTGTGACCCTTCACACCACTGGGGTTGAGGGTGGCATCTCTCCCAGAGGACATTGGTTGCCAAGCACTGTACGAACAACAGAAATTGCTTGGACCAAGTCAGGGCCATTGGACAGTGAACCTTCGAGTGAGCAGGCAGGCATCCATTTTCAGATGCCAGCAGGTAGGAAGGCACCTGGGTTCAATGGCTGGTGCCAGGCTTGTGGGCCAGCTCTGGACTGACAACTGATTTAGTGTCAGTGTTTCTAATTCTATCTCATCCTTCACCCTGTGCACTCTGTTGCCCAGGTCTTCACATGAGTGAGTAGAGAACCAGCCCCTGACCCAGGGCTACTGGCTCGGGGCAGCTGGTGGTATTGGTGGGGGCAAGTGGATGGCCCCTTCTGAGCAGTGTCTGGTGCCTTGTTTTGTGCCACTCATAGCAAGAGTGGCTAAGAGGCCTCCAGCCAGCCATTTCTTGGCTTccatttccttgtctataaaatagaCCCTAGAGGAGCGGTGAGACCCATGAGACAGATGACGAGGAGTGTGGAGCTGAGCTGTAGGGTGAGGTCCTCGGGGAAGGGCCTGGAGTCCCTGGGCTCAGGGTGAGGGCAAGCTGCAGTGGTGTGGGGAGATAGGCCCCCTAGGATCCCCAAGGAGACGGGTGTAGAGGCCCACATGATCATAGCTGGGAGAGGCTGTAAGTGAAGGTGCTTCCTTCCTCCACCCTTCCTGCTGCAGGTCGGCTTCCTGAAGATCCTGCACAGGTATGAGATTACCTTCACTCTGCCCTCGGTGCAAAGGCTGAGCAAGGACGTCCGAGAGGCACCTGTCCCCAGCCTGCACCTCAAGCTTCTCAGCATCATGCCTGTCCCTGAAGGTGCGTCCCCTGCCCAGGGTGCTGGAGGCTTGTCCTCCAGCAGGGCCTGGGTGTAAGTGGGAGAGAGAACATGGGGTGCTCCTTTCCCTCCATTAGGGCAGACAGGCAACTCATCAGTTGGGGACATGCTTCTATACCAGCTTACAGTGTGGCAGCTTGGCAGGTCCCACGCCCCAGGCCTCAGTCCCTGGACAGAAGCCCAAGTTCACACTGTTGGCCACGTCTGCCCACTGCTTGGTAGTTTCCTCAGTGGGATGATGGGAGCCACTGAGAAACTGGCTCTggacctcctgccctccctccctcctgtcctttAAGGAAAACCTGCTGGAGCCTCAGGAACTCTGCGCGGCCCCCTCCTAGCAGCCACCCGAGCTTTCAGGGgctgcctctccccaccctggTAGCTCAGCTCCCACCTTTCCATAGGCTGGGGTGTCAGTTTCACTCTGTGCTGAAGCTCCAGCTTCAAATGTATGTGCCCCACCTCTTCATGACCTTGTCCTTAAGTGGACTGGGCAAACCTCCTCAGCCTTTGCCTCTTGCCACCTAATCTGCTCAGGTCCTGGTCTGCCCACCCCCCTTTCCCATCAttccctctccctgcctgctTTTTCGGGCAGTCAGCCAGCTAAGCCCTCCTCCTAGAATCCTAAACTTGACCTTTGGAGCTTTCATGGGGTGGTCCACAGGCCCTAGACAGGTAGAGCTTATTGAATAATGGGAAGTTCCTGAGGCCTGTCCCCCAGCCCTGGGGTCATGGGTCCTGCAGGGCCATCCTTGCTTTTTTGGAGGAGGCGGCCAGTCTTGGTGGTCAGTGGGGGCCGGTGAGTGCTGGGTGCAGGggcaggaggccatggagctgctgATTGCCTGGACAGGTTACAGCGTCAAGTGTGAGTACACAGCGCATAAGGAAGGTGTCCTCAAGGAGGAGATGCTGCTAGCCTGTGAAGGTGGCACAGGCACCTGCGTGCGCGTGCTGGTGCAGGCACGAGTCATGGGTGAGAGTGCGAGGCGTGCccctggctgggggagggaagtgctggctgggggagggaagcGCCAGTTTGGCCAGAAGGGGATTCTGCCTTCCTGCAGTCTGAAAAAGGgctccttgccctggctgggggtGCCCGGCCTTCTTGGAGGGTGTTTCTCCCTACCCCCAGCAGAGCCTGGAGAGGTGTAGGGGTCCCCTTGGAGTGGGCGGGGCCAGGGACCCAGCCTGCCATACTGACTTGTAGCCTGCCTTGCAGACCGGCACCATGGCACACCCATGCTGCTAGATGGTGTCAAGTGCGTGGGTGCCGAGCTAGAGTACGACTCAGAGCACAGCGACTGGCACGGCTTCGACTGAGGCCCACACCCAGCCCACCTCGTGGCCCCTCAGCCTTAATCTCCACCTCATTTCCCCAATTGCTGCATGATAATTGTGGCTTTCCGATCCCTCCGCAGGGTGGGCGTGGAGATGGTATGTAGGGGCCTCCAAGCTGGGGCCTGGCCCATGCCTCACCTTTGCCTTTATTCatgccacctccctgcctctcctgcgTCATCCTCTTCCCACTTCCTCCTCTCCATGTGCCTCAGTCTCCTGCAGGAAGAAATGGGTTGAGCCCCCAAGGAGGCTATctgaggaggggaaggggcaggaccTGGGTGTTACCCACCCCACACTGTAAGCCATAGAagctccagccagggcctgggagagAAGGGAGCTGGCTCTGTGATGTCATCACCCCTATTACCGCTGCTGCTATCTCATTAAGCCActtctcctgccccctccctcttcccactgCTGTCCATGTTGAGTAGGAGGTAGGTGCAGTTcctagcccctccccccaggtgtGTGTTACTTGGTTTTTAAACTGGTTGGGATAAaaccctaaataaataaaattttcagtggATACTAGAAGTTAGTGGGATTTTTGTTCTCCAGGGCTCTGAGAACATTCAGTCCTTCAAAGATGGCTTAAGGGACAGTACTGGCTAAGCTCATTCTTTTAGGAGGCAAGGACACTATGTGGTATTGTAGCACCTAGCCCCCAAAGAGCTATCTTCAGGTGATGACTTGAGGGCCAGAAATAGTTGCTAAGGCATTTTGGATGGGGAGGGGCCTTCTGCCCAAGCCAGGGAGAGGTCTTGTGGACTGGGGGAGCGTCGTTTGGGATGCTTGACAGGTAGACAGCACCACTCCCTCTGGTCAACTTCCAGCCCCATGCACAGCTGAAAGTTTTCTGGAATCCAGGCCCCCTCTACTGCACCACTGGGGTCCCCTCTTTAAGGTACCAGCATAAATGCTTTATTGTCATTTATTGTCCTTGGGCAAGTATGGCTGTTGCATCTTGTGGGCAGGCATAAAGGCACATTGATTTGACTGGCAGAACTGAGACCAGTCCTTGGTGTTCCTTCTGTCCCTCCAGTGCCCTCACCCCTTATTTTGTGACTGGGCTAGGGTTCAAGTGGGTCATTCACAGGCTGCCCTTGGGGCCTTCCCAGATGAGTCATCTGTCCTGAAGCAAAGTCCGCTCGGCATGTTACCCCCACATTCCCTCATAAGTGCCTTCACCCTGTACCCTCCTTCTCATGAGCCTGCTACTGCCCTTTCTTCAATGAATAGTCATACTTGGGTGGTTAGcaccacacccaggaaggtcctaCGACCCGTCCCTCTTGTGTCATTTTTCTGGGGcacagggatgctctgccccacgGCGGGTGTGGGCTGAGCATCAGTCAGTGCACTCCATCAGCCTTTCAGGCCCAGTCCCAGTAAACCTCCTTTCTCCTACTGCCCAGCCTGTAGCGGCCTTGCTTGGCCTCTCCCTCCCAACTGcatccacaccccacccccagatcAGGCCAGGGCTCAATCTTCTGGAGCATTCTGCCTTTGGAGTCACATGTTCCCCGTGGGCGCACCGACCCTCTCCTTGACCTTGGTCCTTGGCAGAATCGTCAGCCTTACAGTCCTCGGCCCAGGGCCCAATTGCAAAGCTAGAGTCTCTGGATGTTTACCCACCCACACTACTGTGACCTCATTTCCCGGGGCAGGAGGGTGCTGACATCAGAACAAGGACGTTTGTCCCTGCCAGGTCTCTAGCGCCCCAGACTAAAAAAGGGTGGGCCTGGCAGAGCCGCGCTGGCACCGCGCCCGCGCGCCTTCAATTGGAAAGAAAGTCGATGGCTGCGCGCACTGAGCGATTGGTGCTGACATCAACGGCAGTGACCTTAATCTCGGTGTCGCCAAACTGCATGGCGGCACGGATCTCGCGGCGGCCGGGTGGCGCACCGGCGGCGTCGGGGCCTCCATCAGCCGGCGTGGGCTCTAGCTCGAGGCTGAGCGCGCCACACTTGCGCACGCCCGGGTCTGTGATGAAGTGCGCGTCCTCGGCGGCGCAGCAGTACAGGTTGATGAGCACGCGCCGCTGGCCTGGGCGCGCGGGGCAGTAGCTGCGACGCACCTCCTCGCCCAGGGCCACCGACTGCTCTGCAGCCACGAAGCGCTCGAACACATCGGTGCACCAGCGGCGGCCGTCGCGAACCAGCAGTTTGTCCGGCGGGTGGCGCCCGGCCACGAAGCGGTTGAGGACACCCACACCGTAGGTGAGCGGAGAGCGGCGCACCCGCACCACGCCGGGCGCCTGCCC
This genomic interval carries:
- the ADISSP gene encoding adipose-secreted signaling protein, producing the protein MAGRPSKAAASEGNKPRVRSIRFAAGHDTEGSQSHVHFDEKLHDSVVMVTQESDSSFLVKVGFLKILHRYEITFTLPSVQRLSKDVREAPVPSLHLKLLSIMPVPEGYSVKCEYTAHKEGVLKEEMLLACEGGTGTCVRVLVQARVMDRHHGTPMLLDGVKCVGAELEYDSEHSDWHGFD